In one Moritella sp. 5 genomic region, the following are encoded:
- the rraB gene encoding ribonuclease E inhibitor RraB, producing the protein MDFEKEFAELKVEAEEIIDNLLEDGSDPDAVYSIEHHFAGDDFAQLEKAAIAAFKLGYDVSDPEEVELEDGQTVFAFDCIVETELDIDTITRDIEALLKMSIEQDVTYDGWGTYFEEDAS; encoded by the coding sequence GTGGATTTTGAAAAAGAATTTGCCGAGCTGAAAGTCGAAGCTGAAGAGATCATTGATAACTTATTAGAAGATGGCAGTGATCCTGATGCTGTGTATTCAATTGAGCATCACTTTGCTGGGGATGATTTTGCACAGTTAGAAAAAGCCGCTATTGCAGCATTTAAACTGGGCTACGATGTATCAGACCCAGAAGAAGTTGAACTTGAAGACGGACAAACAGTATTCGCATTCGATTGTATTGTTGAAACTGAACTTGATATCGATACGATCACGCGTGATATCGAAGCGTTACTTAAAATGTCTATCGAACAAGACGTTACTTATGATGGCTGGGGTACTTACTTCGAAGAAGACGCCTCATAG
- a CDS encoding phosphate ABC transporter substrate-binding protein: protein MKLLAKVALTAALISGVAQAGVVVIANPTGPDSLSKSQVSKLYLGKSKKLPNGAKAEVIEQATGSFIRGEFHDSVTGKSDSQLQAYWSRLIFTGKGKPPKTIGSSALIKSQVASHANAIAYIDSSEVDDSVKVVFTP from the coding sequence ATGAAATTATTAGCTAAAGTTGCCTTAACAGCAGCATTGATATCTGGTGTAGCACAAGCGGGTGTTGTGGTTATTGCTAACCCAACAGGCCCTGACTCGTTATCGAAATCACAAGTATCTAAATTATATTTAGGTAAGTCTAAAAAATTACCAAACGGCGCAAAAGCTGAAGTGATTGAGCAAGCGACAGGTAGTTTTATCCGCGGTGAATTTCACGACAGTGTCACTGGTAAGAGTGATTCACAGTTACAAGCTTATTGGTCACGCTTAATATTTACTGGTAAAGGCAAACCGCCGAAGACAATTGGCTCATCAGCACTGATCAAAAGCCAAGTTGCATCACATGCTAATGCAATTGCTTATATCGATTCGTCAGAAGTCGATGACTCAGTAAAAGTGGTCTTTACACCGTAA
- the mrdA gene encoding penicillin-binding protein 2 yields MIKKRIEIPNHQEELALFSRRTAASFFMILLMTAALLVNLYHLQVSGYQRYTGRANNNRIKIVPIAPNRGLIYDRNGILLAKNVPIYSLEIIPEKIKDIEPTLIKLKNLLGLSDNDIIEFKQSMKQTRHFKSVTFTAQLTEKQVAMFTVHQHQFPGVFVDAFLERYYPYKENLTHILGYVAKINDRDINRLKQQHKYNQYKATRTIGKLGIERSYEDILHGQSGFAKVEVNSQGRVIRTLETVPPIPGKDIKLNIDINLQLYANKLLTEKKIDPATGKSILKHKRGALVVLDPRDDSILAMVSSPSYDPNWFVHGISSARYKALLSDPDKPLFNRVTLGAYSPGSTAKPMIAAAALTEGVITPGTTRNDSGWWQIPNTKSRKWRDDVRGGFGEVNIYKAIEKSVNTYFYPIAFDMGIDRLSVWMNKFGYGLPSGIDIKEDSRANMPTREWKRVHYHQSWYQGDTIPIGIGQGYWTATPLQIAKATSVIANKGLVHRPHIVRSIVENDVETDIAFNDFSKMGSVKQETWNIVQEGMRRVLVTGTGRQAFSHISYDAAGKSGTSQVFGLDHGENYNAEELTERLRDHALFTAFAPLKSPKVLVTAVLENGGWGRRAAPMVRKIMDYVLIKPTLDPQSTLGHKTS; encoded by the coding sequence GTGATAAAAAAACGCATTGAAATCCCAAACCATCAAGAAGAGTTAGCACTTTTTTCACGTAGAACAGCAGCTTCTTTTTTTATGATACTGCTAATGACTGCTGCTCTCTTAGTTAATTTATATCATTTACAAGTCTCTGGTTATCAAAGGTATACTGGTCGCGCGAATAACAACCGAATTAAGATTGTGCCAATAGCACCCAACAGAGGGCTCATTTACGATCGTAACGGTATACTGTTAGCGAAGAATGTGCCTATTTATTCTCTTGAAATCATACCTGAAAAAATAAAGGATATAGAGCCAACCTTAATTAAATTAAAAAATCTGCTTGGGTTAAGTGATAACGATATCATCGAATTTAAACAATCGATGAAGCAAACAAGACACTTTAAATCCGTTACGTTTACAGCTCAGTTAACAGAAAAACAAGTGGCTATGTTTACCGTTCATCAACATCAATTTCCTGGCGTGTTCGTTGATGCTTTTCTTGAACGCTATTATCCGTATAAAGAAAATTTAACGCATATTTTGGGCTACGTAGCAAAAATTAATGATCGGGATATAAATCGATTAAAGCAACAACATAAATATAACCAATATAAAGCGACGAGAACGATCGGTAAATTGGGTATTGAACGGTCTTATGAAGATATTCTTCATGGTCAATCAGGCTTTGCTAAAGTCGAAGTTAATAGTCAAGGCAGAGTAATACGGACATTAGAAACAGTACCGCCAATTCCGGGTAAAGATATAAAACTGAATATAGATATTAACCTGCAGCTATATGCAAATAAATTACTTACCGAGAAAAAAATTGACCCAGCAACAGGAAAATCAATTCTGAAGCATAAACGTGGTGCCTTGGTGGTATTAGATCCAAGAGATGATTCAATTCTCGCGATGGTATCAAGTCCAAGCTATGATCCAAATTGGTTTGTTCATGGTATTTCATCTGCAAGGTATAAAGCCCTGCTATCTGATCCCGATAAACCTTTATTCAATCGCGTTACTTTGGGCGCTTACTCACCCGGTTCTACTGCTAAACCTATGATTGCAGCAGCAGCCTTAACCGAAGGGGTCATTACACCAGGTACAACAAGAAATGACTCTGGTTGGTGGCAGATCCCCAATACTAAGAGTCGAAAATGGCGTGATGATGTGCGCGGGGGTTTTGGTGAGGTTAATATTTACAAAGCGATAGAGAAATCGGTGAACACCTACTTTTACCCAATCGCCTTTGACATGGGCATTGACCGATTATCGGTCTGGATGAATAAATTTGGCTATGGTCTACCCTCAGGGATTGATATTAAAGAAGATAGCCGCGCTAATATGCCGACCAGAGAATGGAAACGCGTTCATTACCATCAATCTTGGTATCAAGGTGATACGATCCCGATTGGCATTGGGCAAGGCTATTGGACGGCAACACCATTACAAATTGCAAAAGCGACATCCGTTATAGCCAATAAAGGCTTGGTACATAGGCCACATATCGTCAGAAGTATTGTTGAAAACGATGTTGAAACCGATATTGCATTCAACGATTTTTCTAAAATGGGCAGTGTAAAACAAGAAACATGGAATATTGTGCAGGAAGGGATGCGACGTGTACTTGTGACAGGTACTGGTCGGCAAGCGTTTAGTCATATTTCATATGACGCAGCGGGAAAATCAGGCACAAGTCAGGTATTTGGTCTTGATCATGGAGAGAATTATAATGCCGAGGAATTAACTGAGCGTTTGAGAGACCATGCATTATTTACTGCATTTGCGCCACTAAAATCACCTAAAGTATTAGTTACCGCGGTTTTAGAAAATGGTGGCTGGGGCAGACGCGCGGCGCCAATGGTCAGAAAAATAATGGATTATGTGTTAATTAAACCGACACTGGATCCGCAATCGACACTTGGGCATAAGACAAGTTAA